In one window of Camelina sativa cultivar DH55 chromosome 15, Cs, whole genome shotgun sequence DNA:
- the LOC104746185 gene encoding uncharacterized PKHD-type hydroxylase At1g22950-like, with the protein MSSDQREGSQETTTTTTTVEGNGTIGGNNNNSHPSTMVRATSTVVSCQRLRLNPNNEHRPDSYEDLQLDFPNSIYSSLEKYLPPNMLVSNRDEKVKFMTDIMLRHLPHGERSRAQRHREYRQKIISNYQPLHKELYTLVPTVCFVPSFLTAINDNTEESFRNIISEPSPGVFVFDMLQPSFCELMLSEIDNFERWVGETKFRIMRPNTMNKYGAVLDDFGLDTMLDKLMEGFIRPISKVFFNDVGGATLDSHHGFVVEYGKDRDVDLGFHVDDSEVTLNVCLGKEFVGGELFFRGTRCEKHVNTATKTDEIYDYHHMPGQAVLHRGRHRHGARATTSGHRVNMLLWCRSSVFRELKTHQKEFSSWCGECFCEKREEKVRSIDALRKKLFKAARQTQA; encoded by the exons ATGTCAAGTGACCAAAGAGAAGGTTCGCAGGAGACGACGACAACTACGACGACGGTGGAAGGTAACGGAACAATTggaggtaataataataattcacatCCTTCGACAATGGTGAGAGCTACATCTACGGTGGTTTCTTGCCAGAGACTGAGGCTTAACCCTAACAACGAGCATAGACCGGATAGTTACGAAGATCTGCAGCTTGATTTCCCAAACTCGATTTACTCTAGTCTTGAGAAGTACTTGCCTCCTAATATGCTTGTCTCCAATCGCGATGAGAAAGTTAAATTCATGACTGACATTATGCTTAGGCATCTTCCTCATGGAGAGCGTTCCAGA GCTCAAAGGCACAGGGAGTATAGGCAGaagataatatcaaattatcag CCACTTCACAAGGAGTTGTATACTCTAGTTCCCACAGTCTGCTTTGTTCCCAGTTTCTTAACGGCGATTAATGATAACACAGAGGAAAGCTTCAGAAACATTATATCTGAACCATCTCCTGGTGTATTTGTCTTTGATATGCTCCAGCCTAGCTTTTGCGAGTTGATGCTATCCGAG ATAGACAATTTTGAAAGGTGGGTAGGTGAGACCAAATTCCGGATAATGAGACCAAACACCATGAATAAATATGGTGCTGTGCTTGACGACTTTGGTCTTGATACCATGCTTGACAAACTCATGGAGGGTTTTATTCGTCCCATTTCCAAAg tatTCTTCAATGATGTGGGTGGAGCGACTCTGGATTCTCACCatggttttgttgttgaataTGGTAAAGATAGGGATGTTGATTTAG GCTTTCATGTGGATGATTCAGAAGTAACGCTGAATGTTTGTTTGGGTAAAGAATTTGTGGGAGGAGAGCTATTTTTCCGAGGCACGCGGTGTGAAAAACATGTGAACACAGCAACAAAGACAGAT GAAATATATGATTATCATCATATGCCAGGACAAGCTGTACTCCACCGTGGGCGCCACCGCCATGGTGCCAGAGCCACAACATCCGGGCATCGGGTCAATATGCTTCTATGGTGCAGAAG CTCTGTGTTTAGAGAGCTCAAAACTCATCAGAAGGAATTCTCCAGCTGGTGTGGAGAGTGCTTTTgtgaaaagagagaggagaaagtGCGGTCGATTGATGCTCTAAGAAAG AAATTGTTTAAAGCAGCACGTCAAACCCAAGCTTGA